In Mycolicibacterium aubagnense, the DNA window CTCTGATGCCTTCTTCCCGTTCCCGGACGGCCTGGAGACCCTGACCAACGCCGGCGTGAAAGCCATTGTGCACCCGGGTGGTTCGGTCCGCGATGACGAAGTGACCGCGGCGGCCGCTGCTGCGGGCATCACGCTGTACCTGACCGGCGCTCGGCACTTCGCCCACTAGGTCTTGATTGGCTGTGTGGCCAGGTTTGCACGCGGATGTTTCGTGCGGACCTGGCCATTTGGCGTCAGAGGCCCAGTCGTACCTCGGTATCGCGGTTGGCAACTGCGGTGTCCATGCGCACTTGCCAGGAGGTGGCCCAGCGCTCGGGGAAGCACCGCTGCAGCAGCTCGACCATGATCGGTACGGCGGTCGAGGCGCCCGGTGAGGCACCCAACAGCCCGGCGATCGTGCCGTCGGCCGAGCAGACGAGCTCGGTTCCTGACCGCAGTGCACCGATGCGCTCGGCGTCCGGGGTGACGAGTTGGGCTCGTTGTCCCGCCGGCACCAGCTCCCAGTCCTGAGGATCGGCGCCCGGGTAATACCGTTGCAGCTGCTTGATTTTCCCGCCGCGAGGGGTGAGCAATTCGCTGATCAGGTATCGCACCAACGGCAGGCTCTGTGCCGCGGCTGCGGCCAGCACGTGCAGGTTGTGCCACCGCAGCGTCGTGAAAAAGTCGGTGAGCTTGCCACCCTTGAGAAGCTTGGTGCTGAAGGTGGCATAGGGACCGAACATCAGGTAGTCCTCACCGCCGATCACCCGTTTGTCCAAGTGCGGCACCGACATCGGCGGGGCGCCTATCGCGGCCTGGCCGTAGACCTTGACCCGATGCTGGGAGACGACGTCGGGTCGCGAGCACCGGAGAAAGGCTGCGCCGACGGGCAGGACACCGTAGCCCCGGACTTCGGGCAGGTGTGCGCGCTGCAGCAGGCGTAGGGCGAAACCTCCGGCGCCGACGAACACGTGCCGCGCCCTCAGCTGAAATCTATTGCGCGAGTCTGTACGTCGACCACTGACGAGCCAGGTCCCGTCCGGGTTCTGGCGCAGTCGGTGCGCATCATGACCGAGCCGGACCTCGCCTCCGTTCGAGGTGATGATTCGGGCCAGTCCGCGGGTGAGCGCGCCGAAGTCGACATCGGTGCCTCCGGGGTGCCGGGTTGCCGCGACCGCTTGTTCGGAGTCGCGCCCGGCCATCACCAGCGGCGCCCAGCCGGCGATTGTCGTGGGATCATCGCTGAACACGAGATCGGCGAACAGCGGGTCGGCGCTGAGGGTTTCGAACCGCCGCCGTAGGTACGCCACGTCGTGGTCGCCGAACACCACATCCATGTGCGGCGTGCCATGGACGAACGTCGTCGGATCGAGC includes these proteins:
- the mqo gene encoding malate dehydrogenase (quinone), coding for MPTAEPDIADVLLIGGGIMSATLGAMISTLEPQWRIMLIERASDIATESSGPWNNAGTGHSGYCELNYMPDPADGSVAAAIAKQFHLSRQWWAHLADQDLLDPTTFVHGTPHMDVVFGDHDVAYLRRRFETLSADPLFADLVFSDDPTTIAGWAPLVMAGRDSEQAVAATRHPGGTDVDFGALTRGLARIITSNGGEVRLGHDAHRLRQNPDGTWLVSGRRTDSRNRFQLRARHVFVGAGGFALRLLQRAHLPEVRGYGVLPVGAAFLRCSRPDVVSQHRVKVYGQAAIGAPPMSVPHLDKRVIGGEDYLMFGPYATFSTKLLKGGKLTDFFTTLRWHNLHVLAAAAAQSLPLVRYLISELLTPRGGKIKQLQRYYPGADPQDWELVPAGQRAQLVTPDAERIGALRSGTELVCSADGTIAGLLGASPGASTAVPIMVELLQRCFPERWATSWQVRMDTAVANRDTEVRLGL